A region from the Pithys albifrons albifrons isolate INPA30051 chromosome Z, PitAlb_v1, whole genome shotgun sequence genome encodes:
- the PDE6B gene encoding rod cGMP-specific 3',5'-cyclic phosphodiesterase subunit beta isoform X3, producing MSISEDDVEKFLDGNPAFAKQYFEKKLKTESWDSNESEILFELIQDMQESINMEKVVFKTLRRIRSLIHADRCSLFMYRQRNGTPELATRLFNIQEGSTLEECLVSPDCEIVYPLDIGIVGYVAQTKKTMNIRDVHECAQFSPFVDELTDYTTKNILATPILNGKDLVAVIVAINKLNGSHFTSCDETLFLKYLNFASLNLKIYHLSYLHNCETRRGQVLLWSANKVFEELTDIERQFHKAFYTVRAYLNCDRYSVGLLDMTKQKEFFDLWPVLLGEVPPYSGPRTPDGREIVFYKVIDYILHGKEDIKVIPNPTPDHWALVTGLPAYVAESGFICNIMNAAADEMFNFQEGPLDESGWTIKNVLSMPIVNKREEIVGVVTFFNRKDGKPFDEQDETLMESLTQFLGWSVLNTDTYDKMNKLENQKDIAQDMVLYHVKCDKDEIQEILPTREKLGKEPSECEEEELASVLKEELPGPSKFEIYEFRFSDFDCTELELVKCGIQMYYELGVVKKFQIPQETGKLKRYYTDLEALAMVTAALCHDIDHRGTNNLYQMKSQNPLAKLHGSSILERHHLEFGKILLSEESLNICQNLNRRQHEHMIHLMEIAIIATDLALYFKKRTMFQKIVDESKTYDSESAWTEYLSLETTKKEVVMAMMMTACDLSAITKPWEVQSKVALLVAAEFWEQGDLEISVLQQQPIPMMDRRKAAELPKLQVGFIDFVCTFVYKEFSRFHEEIQPMLDGLLNNRNEWKTRADEYEAKMKALEEEKKKEEERMAAKKGTRVGCSVPGRQYKNNSISTQFFKESNDIEHYRVS from the exons ATGAGCATTAGTGAAGATGATGTGGAGAAATTTCTTGATGGCAACCCTGCTTTTGCCAAGCAGTATTTtgagaagaaactgaaaacagaGTCCTGGGATAGCAATGAGAGTGAAATACTTTTTGAGTTGATTCAAGACATGCAAGAAAGCATCAACATGGAGAAAGTTGTTTTCAAGACCTTGAGAAGAATCAGGTCCCTTATTCATGCTGATCGCTGTAGCCTTTTCATGTACAGGCAGAGAAATGGCACACCTGAACTGGCCACAAGGCTTTTCAACATTCAAGAGGGAAGTACTCTGGAGGAATGTTTAGTCTCCCCAGACTGTGAGATCGTCTATCCACTGGACATAGGCATTGTGGGTTATGTTGCACAGACCAAGAAAACCATGAACATCAGGGATGTCCATGAG TGTGCCCAGTTCAGTCCATTTGTTGATGAGCTCACCGACTACACTACAAAAAACATCCTTGCGACACCCATCTTGAATGGCAAAGATTTGGTTGCTGTCATTGTGGCTATTAATAAACTGAATGGCTCACACTTCACCAGCTGTGATGAAACA CTTTTTCTGAAGTACCTGAATTTTGCATCCTTGAACTTGAAAATTTATCACTTGAGTTATCTTCACAATTGTGAGACTCGAAGAGGCCAG GTGCTGTTGTGGTCAGCAAATAAAGTTTTTGAGGAACTGACGGATATTGAGAGGCAGTTCCATAAGGCCTTTTATACAGTGAGGGCATACCTGAACTGTGACCGGTACTCTGTAGGTCTCCTGGACATGACAAAGCAGAAG GAATTTTTTGACCTGTGGCCAGTCCTGTTGGGAGAAGTTCCCCCCTACTCAGGGCCTCGCACCCCCGATGGCAGG gAAATAGTCTTTTACAAGGTCATTGATTATATATTACATGGAAAAGAAGACATCAAAGTCATCCC aAATCCTACCCCAGATCACTGGGCACTAGTTACTGGACTGCCAGCGTATGTGGCTGAAAGTGGATTT ATTTGCAACATTATGAATGCTGCTGCAGACGAGATGTTTAACTTTCAG GAAGGTCCTCTAGATGAATCAGGATGGACCATCAAAAACGTTCTCTCCATGCCAATAGTgaacaaaagggaagaaattgTTGGTGTTGTCACGTTTTTTAATAGGAAAGATGGGAAACCATTTGATGAACAGGATGAAACCCTCATGGAG TCCTTGACACAGTTCCTGGGTTGGTCTGTACTCAACACAGACACATATGATAAGATGAACAAGCTGGAGAACCAGAAGGACATTGCTCAGGACATGGTGCTCTACCACGTGAAATGTGACAAGGATGAAATTCAGGAAATTCTG CCAACACGGGAAAAGCTGGGGAAGGAGCCAAGTGagtgtgaggaagaggagctggcAAGTGTTCTG AAAGAAGAACTCCCAGGGCCCAGTAAGTTCGAAATCTATGAGTTCAGGTTCTCTGATTTTGACTGCACTGAGCTAGAGCTGGTGAAGTGTGGCATTCAGATGTACTACGAGCTGGGCGTGGTGAAAAAGTTCCAGATTCCACAGGAG ACTGGCAAACTGAAGCGTTACTACACAGACCTCGAAGCTCTTGCTATGGtaactgctgctctgtgccatgaTATTGATCACAGAGGAACCAACAATCTTTACCAAATGAA ATCTCAAAATCCTTTAGCTAAACTTCATGGATCCTCAATTTTAGAGAGACATCACTTGGAATTTGGAAAAATCCTGCTCTCTGAGGAG tcACTGAACATATGTCAGAACCTCAACCGCAGGCAGCATGAGCACATGATTCACCTGATGGAAATTGCTATCATAGCAACAGACCTGGCACTCTACTTCAA aaagagaacaatGTTTCAAAAAATCGTTGATGAGTCTAAGACATACGACAGTGAGAGTGCCTGGACTGAATACCTGTCTCTGGAGACAACAAAGAAAGAGGTTGTCAT ggCCATGATGATGACTGCCTGTGACTTGTCAGCAATCACAAAGCCTTGGGAAGTCCAGAGTAAG GTAGCTCTGCTGGTAGCAGCTGAGTTCTGGGAGCAAGGAGACTTAGAAATAAGCGTCCTTCAGCAACAGCCTATT CCCATGATGGACCGAAGGAAAGCCGCTGAGCTTCCAAAGCTTCAAGTGGGTTTCATTGACTTTGTATGCACGTTTGTCTATAAG GAATTTTCACGTTTCCACGAGGAAATTCAGCCTATGCTTGATGGGTTGCTGAACAACCGAAATGAGTGGAAGACCCGTGCTGATGAGTATGAGGCAAAAATGAAAGCtctggaggaagagaagaaaaaagaggaagagagaatgGCTGCAAAGAAAG GAACCAGAGTTGGATGCAGTGTTCCAG ggagGCAATACAAGAACAACTCAATATCCACTCAGTTCTTCAAAGAAAGCAATGATATTGAACACTACAGGGTGTCATGA
- the PDE6B gene encoding rod cGMP-specific 3',5'-cyclic phosphodiesterase subunit beta isoform X1 has translation MSISEDDVEKFLDGNPAFAKQYFEKKLKTESWDSNESEILFELIQDMQESINMEKVVFKTLRRIRSLIHADRCSLFMYRQRNGTPELATRLFNIQEGSTLEECLVSPDCEIVYPLDIGIVGYVAQTKKTMNIRDVHECAQFSPFVDELTDYTTKNILATPILNGKDLVAVIVAINKLNGSHFTSCDETLFLKYLNFASLNLKIYHLSYLHNCETRRGQVLLWSANKVFEELTDIERQFHKAFYTVRAYLNCDRYSVGLLDMTKQKEFFDLWPVLLGEVPPYSGPRTPDGREIVFYKVIDYILHGKEDIKVIPNPTPDHWALVTGLPAYVAESGFICNIMNAAADEMFNFQEGPLDESGWTIKNVLSMPIVNKREEIVGVVTFFNRKDGKPFDEQDETLMESLTQFLGWSVLNTDTYDKMNKLENQKDIAQDMVLYHVKCDKDEIQEILPTREKLGKEPSECEEEELASVLKEELPGPSKFEIYEFRFSDFDCTELELVKCGIQMYYELGVVKKFQIPQEVLVRFVYSVSKGYRKITYHNWRHGFNVAQTMFTLLMTGKLKRYYTDLEALAMVTAALCHDIDHRGTNNLYQMKSQNPLAKLHGSSILERHHLEFGKILLSEESLNICQNLNRRQHEHMIHLMEIAIIATDLALYFKKRTMFQKIVDESKTYDSESAWTEYLSLETTKKEVVMAMMMTACDLSAITKPWEVQSKVALLVAAEFWEQGDLEISVLQQQPIPMMDRRKAAELPKLQVGFIDFVCTFVYKEFSRFHEEIQPMLDGLLNNRNEWKTRADEYEAKMKALEEEKKKEEERMAAKKGTRVGCSVPGRQYKNNSISTQFFKESNDIEHYRVS, from the exons ATGAGCATTAGTGAAGATGATGTGGAGAAATTTCTTGATGGCAACCCTGCTTTTGCCAAGCAGTATTTtgagaagaaactgaaaacagaGTCCTGGGATAGCAATGAGAGTGAAATACTTTTTGAGTTGATTCAAGACATGCAAGAAAGCATCAACATGGAGAAAGTTGTTTTCAAGACCTTGAGAAGAATCAGGTCCCTTATTCATGCTGATCGCTGTAGCCTTTTCATGTACAGGCAGAGAAATGGCACACCTGAACTGGCCACAAGGCTTTTCAACATTCAAGAGGGAAGTACTCTGGAGGAATGTTTAGTCTCCCCAGACTGTGAGATCGTCTATCCACTGGACATAGGCATTGTGGGTTATGTTGCACAGACCAAGAAAACCATGAACATCAGGGATGTCCATGAG TGTGCCCAGTTCAGTCCATTTGTTGATGAGCTCACCGACTACACTACAAAAAACATCCTTGCGACACCCATCTTGAATGGCAAAGATTTGGTTGCTGTCATTGTGGCTATTAATAAACTGAATGGCTCACACTTCACCAGCTGTGATGAAACA CTTTTTCTGAAGTACCTGAATTTTGCATCCTTGAACTTGAAAATTTATCACTTGAGTTATCTTCACAATTGTGAGACTCGAAGAGGCCAG GTGCTGTTGTGGTCAGCAAATAAAGTTTTTGAGGAACTGACGGATATTGAGAGGCAGTTCCATAAGGCCTTTTATACAGTGAGGGCATACCTGAACTGTGACCGGTACTCTGTAGGTCTCCTGGACATGACAAAGCAGAAG GAATTTTTTGACCTGTGGCCAGTCCTGTTGGGAGAAGTTCCCCCCTACTCAGGGCCTCGCACCCCCGATGGCAGG gAAATAGTCTTTTACAAGGTCATTGATTATATATTACATGGAAAAGAAGACATCAAAGTCATCCC aAATCCTACCCCAGATCACTGGGCACTAGTTACTGGACTGCCAGCGTATGTGGCTGAAAGTGGATTT ATTTGCAACATTATGAATGCTGCTGCAGACGAGATGTTTAACTTTCAG GAAGGTCCTCTAGATGAATCAGGATGGACCATCAAAAACGTTCTCTCCATGCCAATAGTgaacaaaagggaagaaattgTTGGTGTTGTCACGTTTTTTAATAGGAAAGATGGGAAACCATTTGATGAACAGGATGAAACCCTCATGGAG TCCTTGACACAGTTCCTGGGTTGGTCTGTACTCAACACAGACACATATGATAAGATGAACAAGCTGGAGAACCAGAAGGACATTGCTCAGGACATGGTGCTCTACCACGTGAAATGTGACAAGGATGAAATTCAGGAAATTCTG CCAACACGGGAAAAGCTGGGGAAGGAGCCAAGTGagtgtgaggaagaggagctggcAAGTGTTCTG AAAGAAGAACTCCCAGGGCCCAGTAAGTTCGAAATCTATGAGTTCAGGTTCTCTGATTTTGACTGCACTGAGCTAGAGCTGGTGAAGTGTGGCATTCAGATGTACTACGAGCTGGGCGTGGTGAAAAAGTTCCAGATTCCACAGGAG GTTCTGGTAAGGTTTGTGTACTCTGTCAGCAAAGGGTATCGAAAGATAACTTACCACAATTGGCGTCATGGCTTCAATGTTGCACAGACCATGTTCACTCTCCTGATG ACTGGCAAACTGAAGCGTTACTACACAGACCTCGAAGCTCTTGCTATGGtaactgctgctctgtgccatgaTATTGATCACAGAGGAACCAACAATCTTTACCAAATGAA ATCTCAAAATCCTTTAGCTAAACTTCATGGATCCTCAATTTTAGAGAGACATCACTTGGAATTTGGAAAAATCCTGCTCTCTGAGGAG tcACTGAACATATGTCAGAACCTCAACCGCAGGCAGCATGAGCACATGATTCACCTGATGGAAATTGCTATCATAGCAACAGACCTGGCACTCTACTTCAA aaagagaacaatGTTTCAAAAAATCGTTGATGAGTCTAAGACATACGACAGTGAGAGTGCCTGGACTGAATACCTGTCTCTGGAGACAACAAAGAAAGAGGTTGTCAT ggCCATGATGATGACTGCCTGTGACTTGTCAGCAATCACAAAGCCTTGGGAAGTCCAGAGTAAG GTAGCTCTGCTGGTAGCAGCTGAGTTCTGGGAGCAAGGAGACTTAGAAATAAGCGTCCTTCAGCAACAGCCTATT CCCATGATGGACCGAAGGAAAGCCGCTGAGCTTCCAAAGCTTCAAGTGGGTTTCATTGACTTTGTATGCACGTTTGTCTATAAG GAATTTTCACGTTTCCACGAGGAAATTCAGCCTATGCTTGATGGGTTGCTGAACAACCGAAATGAGTGGAAGACCCGTGCTGATGAGTATGAGGCAAAAATGAAAGCtctggaggaagagaagaaaaaagaggaagagagaatgGCTGCAAAGAAAG GAACCAGAGTTGGATGCAGTGTTCCAG ggagGCAATACAAGAACAACTCAATATCCACTCAGTTCTTCAAAGAAAGCAATGATATTGAACACTACAGGGTGTCATGA
- the PDE6B gene encoding rod cGMP-specific 3',5'-cyclic phosphodiesterase subunit beta isoform X2: MSISEDDVEKFLDGNPAFAKQYFEKKLKTESWDSNESEILFELIQDMQESINMEKVVFKTLRRIRSLIHADRCSLFMYRQRNGTPELATRLFNIQEGSTLEECLVSPDCEIVYPLDIGIVGYVAQTKKTMNIRDVHECAQFSPFVDELTDYTTKNILATPILNGKDLVAVIVAINKLNGSHFTSCDETLFLKYLNFASLNLKIYHLSYLHNCETRRGQVLLWSANKVFEELTDIERQFHKAFYTVRAYLNCDRYSVGLLDMTKQKEFFDLWPVLLGEVPPYSGPRTPDGREIVFYKVIDYILHGKEDIKVIPNPTPDHWALVTGLPAYVAESGFICNIMNAAADEMFNFQEGPLDESGWTIKNVLSMPIVNKREEIVGVVTFFNRKDGKPFDEQDETLMESLTQFLGWSVLNTDTYDKMNKLENQKDIAQDMVLYHVKCDKDEIQEILPTREKLGKEPSECEEEELASVLKEELPGPSKFEIYEFRFSDFDCTELELVKCGIQMYYELGVVKKFQIPQEVLVRFVYSVSKGYRKITYHNWRHGFNVAQTMFTLLMTGKLKRYYTDLEALAMVTAALCHDIDHRGTNNLYQMKSQNPLAKLHGSSILERHHLEFGKILLSEESLNICQNLNRRQHEHMIHLMEIAIIATDLALYFKKRTMFQKIVDESKTYDSESAWTEYLSLETTKKEVVMAMMMTACDLSAITKPWEVQSKVALLVAAEFWEQGDLEISVLQQQPIPMMDRRKAAELPKLQVGFIDFVCTFVYKEFSRFHEEIQPMLDGLLNNRNEWKTRADEYEAKMKALEEEKKKEEERMAAKKDGINCNGGTAPASKTCSIL; this comes from the exons ATGAGCATTAGTGAAGATGATGTGGAGAAATTTCTTGATGGCAACCCTGCTTTTGCCAAGCAGTATTTtgagaagaaactgaaaacagaGTCCTGGGATAGCAATGAGAGTGAAATACTTTTTGAGTTGATTCAAGACATGCAAGAAAGCATCAACATGGAGAAAGTTGTTTTCAAGACCTTGAGAAGAATCAGGTCCCTTATTCATGCTGATCGCTGTAGCCTTTTCATGTACAGGCAGAGAAATGGCACACCTGAACTGGCCACAAGGCTTTTCAACATTCAAGAGGGAAGTACTCTGGAGGAATGTTTAGTCTCCCCAGACTGTGAGATCGTCTATCCACTGGACATAGGCATTGTGGGTTATGTTGCACAGACCAAGAAAACCATGAACATCAGGGATGTCCATGAG TGTGCCCAGTTCAGTCCATTTGTTGATGAGCTCACCGACTACACTACAAAAAACATCCTTGCGACACCCATCTTGAATGGCAAAGATTTGGTTGCTGTCATTGTGGCTATTAATAAACTGAATGGCTCACACTTCACCAGCTGTGATGAAACA CTTTTTCTGAAGTACCTGAATTTTGCATCCTTGAACTTGAAAATTTATCACTTGAGTTATCTTCACAATTGTGAGACTCGAAGAGGCCAG GTGCTGTTGTGGTCAGCAAATAAAGTTTTTGAGGAACTGACGGATATTGAGAGGCAGTTCCATAAGGCCTTTTATACAGTGAGGGCATACCTGAACTGTGACCGGTACTCTGTAGGTCTCCTGGACATGACAAAGCAGAAG GAATTTTTTGACCTGTGGCCAGTCCTGTTGGGAGAAGTTCCCCCCTACTCAGGGCCTCGCACCCCCGATGGCAGG gAAATAGTCTTTTACAAGGTCATTGATTATATATTACATGGAAAAGAAGACATCAAAGTCATCCC aAATCCTACCCCAGATCACTGGGCACTAGTTACTGGACTGCCAGCGTATGTGGCTGAAAGTGGATTT ATTTGCAACATTATGAATGCTGCTGCAGACGAGATGTTTAACTTTCAG GAAGGTCCTCTAGATGAATCAGGATGGACCATCAAAAACGTTCTCTCCATGCCAATAGTgaacaaaagggaagaaattgTTGGTGTTGTCACGTTTTTTAATAGGAAAGATGGGAAACCATTTGATGAACAGGATGAAACCCTCATGGAG TCCTTGACACAGTTCCTGGGTTGGTCTGTACTCAACACAGACACATATGATAAGATGAACAAGCTGGAGAACCAGAAGGACATTGCTCAGGACATGGTGCTCTACCACGTGAAATGTGACAAGGATGAAATTCAGGAAATTCTG CCAACACGGGAAAAGCTGGGGAAGGAGCCAAGTGagtgtgaggaagaggagctggcAAGTGTTCTG AAAGAAGAACTCCCAGGGCCCAGTAAGTTCGAAATCTATGAGTTCAGGTTCTCTGATTTTGACTGCACTGAGCTAGAGCTGGTGAAGTGTGGCATTCAGATGTACTACGAGCTGGGCGTGGTGAAAAAGTTCCAGATTCCACAGGAG GTTCTGGTAAGGTTTGTGTACTCTGTCAGCAAAGGGTATCGAAAGATAACTTACCACAATTGGCGTCATGGCTTCAATGTTGCACAGACCATGTTCACTCTCCTGATG ACTGGCAAACTGAAGCGTTACTACACAGACCTCGAAGCTCTTGCTATGGtaactgctgctctgtgccatgaTATTGATCACAGAGGAACCAACAATCTTTACCAAATGAA ATCTCAAAATCCTTTAGCTAAACTTCATGGATCCTCAATTTTAGAGAGACATCACTTGGAATTTGGAAAAATCCTGCTCTCTGAGGAG tcACTGAACATATGTCAGAACCTCAACCGCAGGCAGCATGAGCACATGATTCACCTGATGGAAATTGCTATCATAGCAACAGACCTGGCACTCTACTTCAA aaagagaacaatGTTTCAAAAAATCGTTGATGAGTCTAAGACATACGACAGTGAGAGTGCCTGGACTGAATACCTGTCTCTGGAGACAACAAAGAAAGAGGTTGTCAT ggCCATGATGATGACTGCCTGTGACTTGTCAGCAATCACAAAGCCTTGGGAAGTCCAGAGTAAG GTAGCTCTGCTGGTAGCAGCTGAGTTCTGGGAGCAAGGAGACTTAGAAATAAGCGTCCTTCAGCAACAGCCTATT CCCATGATGGACCGAAGGAAAGCCGCTGAGCTTCCAAAGCTTCAAGTGGGTTTCATTGACTTTGTATGCACGTTTGTCTATAAG GAATTTTCACGTTTCCACGAGGAAATTCAGCCTATGCTTGATGGGTTGCTGAACAACCGAAATGAGTGGAAGACCCGTGCTGATGAGTATGAGGCAAAAATGAAAGCtctggaggaagagaagaaaaaagaggaagagagaatgGCTGCAAAGAAAG ATGGAATAAACTGTAACGGAGGAACAGCTCCAGCTTCCAAAACCTGTAGCATACTTTAG
- the ATP5ME gene encoding ATP synthase subunit e, mitochondrial: MVPPVQVSPLIKFTRYSALLVGMIYGKKRYDYLKPIAEEERRIEAEEKKKREELERIAKELAEASEDSILK, encoded by the exons ATGGTGCCGCCGGTGCAGGTCTCGCCGCTCATCAAG TTCACCCGCTACTCGGCGCTGCTCGTGGGGATGATCTACGGCAAGAAGCGATACG ACTACCTGAAGCCGATTGctgaagaagagagaagaataGAGGcggaagagaaaaagaaacgTGAGGAGCTGGAGCGGATTGCAAAAGAGCTTGCAGAAG CAAGTGAAGATTCCATATTGAAATGA